A stretch of the Saprospiraceae bacterium genome encodes the following:
- a CDS encoding methyltransferase domain-containing protein has product MPLTITNQDIIKYYDECESDYKLLWHLGEQSALHYGFWKEDTRLLRDALRNMNDYVLGILNLKPGNKYLDAGCGIGGTAMYASSLCKCTVHGISLSEKQINTAKTKSGSKNLIGSVDFSVQDFCKTSFESASFDGVYGIESICHAFDKKSFFREAHRLLKPGGYLVVADFFESKSDMDPDEKNLMAKWAESWAVPSFSNFENFIQDAENIGLKLVENNNISQAIQKTARRLYYCFFPGLICHGFLRMFGLRKKTQGRNVWSTYYQYKSLQNKLWDYRVMKFVKN; this is encoded by the coding sequence ATGCCGCTTACGATTACCAATCAGGATATAATCAAGTATTACGATGAATGCGAAAGTGACTACAAACTGCTTTGGCATTTAGGAGAGCAATCTGCCTTACACTATGGCTTTTGGAAAGAAGATACCCGCTTGCTCCGGGACGCGCTTCGCAATATGAATGATTACGTGTTGGGCATTCTGAATCTGAAACCTGGAAATAAATACCTCGATGCCGGTTGTGGCATTGGCGGAACGGCCATGTATGCAAGTTCACTCTGTAAATGCACCGTCCATGGAATTTCTTTAAGTGAAAAACAAATTAATACCGCTAAAACTAAATCAGGATCTAAAAATTTGATTGGTTCGGTTGATTTCTCTGTTCAGGATTTTTGTAAAACGTCTTTTGAGTCGGCCAGCTTCGATGGGGTCTATGGCATAGAAAGCATCTGCCATGCCTTTGACAAAAAATCCTTTTTCCGTGAAGCGCATCGTCTTTTAAAACCAGGCGGGTATTTGGTGGTTGCTGACTTTTTTGAGTCAAAATCAGATATGGACCCGGATGAAAAAAACCTCATGGCCAAATGGGCTGAATCCTGGGCCGTTCCCTCTTTTTCCAATTTTGAAAATTTTATTCAGGATGCTGAAAATATTGGCCTGAAACTTGTTGAAAATAACAATATCAGTCAGGCAATCCAAAAAACTGCCCGTAGGCTCTATTATTGTTTTTTTCCTGGACTCATTTGTCATGGATTTTTGAGAATGTTCGGTCTTCGGAAAAAAACTCAGGGTAGAAACGTGTGGTCAACATATTATCAATATAAAAGCTTACAAAATAAATTGTGGGATTATCGTGTGATGAAATTTGTTAAAAATTAA